The proteins below are encoded in one region of Paraburkholderia aromaticivorans:
- a CDS encoding MFS transporter, with the protein MSTQSSTTAGSASPAKMTSGLIALFAFCCGAIVANLYYAQPITELIAPAIHMSGGTASLIVSLTQIGYAFGLFFLVPLGDLLENRKLMITTALVSIVSLAAAAFAHQPGWFLVISLLVGFSSVAVQILIPLAAHLAPDETRGKVVGTIMSGLLLGILLSRPISSMVAGHFGWRAVFGSAAVVMTIVTTVLALTIPRRQPDHKATYFELIGSLGHLVRTMPVLRHRSLYQALMFASFSLFWTAIPIELIRHFGLSQTAIAIFALVGAIGATSAPVAGRLADAGHTVRATLIALVVGALAYTPALIHPAWGVAGLVATGIVLDFAVQMNMVLGQREIYALHAASRNRLNALYMTSIFVGGAFGSALASPLYEHGGWPLVAGVATAFPLIALIHYLAIGRPHAARECKSASRTGRVHLDELTPR; encoded by the coding sequence ATGTCAACCCAGTCGTCCACCACTGCCGGCAGCGCAAGTCCGGCAAAGATGACAAGCGGCCTGATCGCGCTGTTCGCTTTCTGTTGCGGTGCCATCGTCGCGAATCTCTACTACGCGCAACCGATTACCGAGCTGATAGCGCCGGCCATCCACATGTCCGGCGGCACCGCGAGCCTGATTGTTTCATTGACGCAGATCGGCTACGCATTCGGCCTGTTCTTTCTCGTCCCGCTGGGCGACTTGCTGGAGAACCGCAAGCTGATGATCACCACCGCACTGGTGTCGATCGTGAGCCTCGCCGCGGCGGCCTTCGCTCACCAGCCGGGTTGGTTCCTCGTGATCTCGCTGCTGGTCGGGTTCAGCTCAGTGGCCGTGCAAATTCTGATTCCGCTCGCTGCTCATCTCGCACCGGACGAAACGCGCGGCAAAGTGGTCGGTACCATCATGAGCGGACTGCTGCTCGGCATTCTGCTGTCACGGCCGATTTCCAGCATGGTTGCCGGGCATTTCGGCTGGCGCGCGGTGTTCGGCTCCGCCGCCGTCGTGATGACAATCGTCACCACCGTGCTCGCGCTGACCATTCCGCGCCGGCAGCCGGATCACAAGGCCACCTACTTCGAGTTGATCGGTTCGCTCGGCCACCTGGTCCGCACCATGCCGGTTCTGCGCCATCGGTCGTTGTATCAGGCGCTCATGTTCGCTTCGTTCAGCCTCTTCTGGACCGCGATCCCCATCGAGTTGATCCGGCATTTCGGGCTTTCGCAAACCGCCATCGCCATCTTCGCGCTGGTCGGTGCGATCGGCGCAACCTCGGCACCGGTCGCAGGCCGTCTGGCCGACGCAGGTCATACCGTGCGGGCGACCTTGATTGCGCTCGTCGTGGGTGCGCTCGCCTACACGCCTGCATTGATCCATCCGGCCTGGGGCGTAGCAGGGCTCGTCGCAACCGGCATCGTGCTCGATTTCGCCGTACAGATGAACATGGTGTTGGGACAACGGGAAATCTATGCGTTGCATGCCGCGAGCAGAAACCGTCTGAACGCGCTGTATATGACCAGCATTTTTGTAGGCGGTGCCTTCGGCTCCGCGCTCGCAAGCCCGCTGTATGAACACGGTGGCTGGCCGCTGGTCGCCGGCGTCGCCACCGCCTTCCCGCTGATTGCGCTAATTCACTATCTGGCGATTGGCCGCCCGCACGCCGCTCGCGAGTGCAAATCGGCCTCCCGCACCGGTCGAGTGCATCTTGACGAGTTGACTCCACGTTGA
- a CDS encoding BON domain-containing protein: MRLSTFTATCGLIALLSADLVFAQTASDANAPQPTASTSKSAIRAQNRQLSKAVRHALYATKGLTSSNIAVLVKGGVVSLVGTVPDSSQIQLAGDAAKRVPQVQSVDNRLVLEEEGAQ, translated from the coding sequence ATGCGACTTTCCACCTTTACCGCGACGTGCGGCCTCATTGCGTTACTCAGCGCGGATCTGGTTTTCGCCCAGACCGCTAGCGACGCCAACGCGCCGCAACCGACTGCAAGCACCAGCAAATCTGCAATCCGCGCACAGAACCGGCAACTGTCGAAGGCTGTGCGCCACGCGCTCTATGCGACGAAAGGTTTGACTTCCAGCAATATCGCCGTACTGGTTAAAGGCGGTGTCGTTTCTTTGGTTGGAACGGTGCCGGATAGCTCGCAGATCCAACTCGCGGGTGATGCCGCGAAGCGGGTCCCTCAGGTGCAGTCGGTCGATAATCGACTTGTGTTGGAAGAGGAAGGCGCCCAGTAG
- a CDS encoding porin, whose product MYKKIFAVLAVSLVMGEAHAQSSVTLSGIIDGGISFTNGVGATDKNQWAYGQANLVVSRLIFSGTEDLGGGMATLFRLESGFLPGAGKSTNSGQPTSAGSFLFDRGAWVGLRKDDFGTISFGRHYTPFVEVLYRTDASGFENFGSVANTVFQTRTGFNGFQYTWANNSVKYQTPTFYGLSASVLNSFGGTAGDFQNQREVSAALYYALGPVSASAGYISGNDPTGLTDHTVARAYTVFLAYTGSVFKVSLNFQNFQDPATGSSQDYYSIGGRYDITPAFRLVSDYTYLADRVNSERNGAFFKLGVHYLLSKSTDLYTEAGLSRNNAQGTLGISSTSPASPGINQRSIVTGMIHFF is encoded by the coding sequence ATGTACAAGAAGATTTTTGCTGTTCTAGCCGTTTCTCTTGTGATGGGCGAAGCTCACGCGCAATCGAGTGTCACCTTGAGCGGGATCATCGACGGCGGCATCAGTTTCACGAACGGCGTGGGCGCGACTGATAAAAATCAGTGGGCATACGGCCAGGCGAATCTGGTTGTCAGCCGGCTGATCTTCTCAGGGACGGAGGATCTGGGCGGCGGGATGGCGACACTGTTCAGACTGGAGTCGGGTTTCCTGCCGGGTGCCGGGAAGAGCACCAACTCGGGGCAGCCCACTTCGGCGGGCAGTTTCCTGTTCGACCGTGGCGCTTGGGTGGGACTGAGAAAAGATGACTTCGGGACGATCTCGTTTGGCCGTCACTACACCCCGTTCGTCGAAGTCCTCTATCGCACGGATGCCAGTGGCTTTGAGAATTTCGGCTCGGTGGCAAACACGGTCTTTCAGACTCGCACCGGCTTCAACGGGTTTCAATATACGTGGGCCAACAACTCGGTCAAATATCAAACACCGACGTTCTACGGCCTGAGTGCCAGCGTGTTGAACAGCTTTGGCGGGACCGCGGGCGATTTTCAGAACCAGCGGGAGGTGTCGGCTGCGCTGTACTACGCGCTGGGGCCCGTCTCCGCGAGCGCCGGCTATATCTCCGGCAACGATCCGACCGGGCTGACCGATCACACAGTGGCGCGGGCCTACACCGTATTCCTGGCCTATACAGGTAGCGTATTCAAGGTCAGTCTGAATTTCCAGAACTTCCAGGATCCCGCAACTGGAAGCAGCCAGGACTACTATTCGATCGGCGGCCGGTACGATATTACGCCGGCGTTCAGGCTTGTTTCGGACTATACGTATCTGGCCGACCGGGTGAACTCCGAACGCAATGGTGCCTTCTTCAAACTGGGCGTTCACTACCTGCTGTCGAAGTCGACGGATCTGTACACGGAGGCGGGACTTTCCAGAAACAACGCTCAAGGTACGCTTGGCATCTCAAGCACTTCACCGGCCAGCCCTGGCATCAACCAGCGCTCGATCGTTACTGGCATGATCCATTTCTTTTGA
- a CDS encoding alpha/beta fold hydrolase, producing MRYFEREGIRFAYEESGPAGAPVVVFSHGFLMDGEMFQPNIAELSNAFRCIVWDQRGFGATGPTTNAFSYWDSARDLIALLDHLEIASASLVGMSQGGFLSMRAALLEPDRFRALALISTRSDIDSEAVQQSFENLRGEWARNGATHVAQDLSAFLLGDNYEASPAWIEKWLRLGSEHFEHPVNALISRDDITSRLHEITHSTIVFHGSDDIAISPLCGESIAAALPNCKGFVLVDKAGHTPNLTHAERVNPALRDFLMRYAR from the coding sequence ATGCGGTATTTTGAGCGCGAAGGAATCCGCTTCGCATACGAAGAATCGGGCCCGGCCGGAGCGCCGGTGGTGGTTTTCAGCCACGGCTTTCTGATGGACGGGGAGATGTTTCAGCCGAACATCGCCGAACTCAGCAATGCATTCCGGTGCATTGTCTGGGACCAACGCGGGTTTGGCGCAACGGGTCCGACTACCAATGCGTTTAGCTATTGGGACTCGGCACGGGACCTGATTGCGCTGCTCGATCACCTGGAGATCGCTTCGGCATCTCTTGTCGGCATGTCGCAAGGCGGCTTTCTTTCGATGCGGGCAGCGCTGCTCGAACCCGACCGTTTTCGCGCGCTCGCACTGATATCGACACGCAGCGATATCGACTCCGAGGCCGTTCAACAATCGTTCGAAAATCTCAGGGGAGAGTGGGCTAGAAACGGTGCCACCCACGTCGCTCAGGATCTGTCCGCGTTCCTGCTCGGCGATAACTACGAGGCGTCGCCGGCATGGATAGAAAAATGGCTTCGGCTTGGCTCCGAGCACTTCGAGCATCCGGTGAATGCACTGATTTCAAGGGATGACATTACGTCACGACTTCATGAAATCACGCACTCGACCATTGTTTTTCACGGTAGCGACGATATCGCCATCAGTCCGCTGTGCGGCGAATCGATCGCCGCCGCACTGCCGAATTGCAAGGGCTTTGTCCTCGTCGACAAAGCAGGGCATACCCCCAATTTGACTCACGCTGAGCGGGTCAATCCGGCGCTGCGGGATTTCCTGATGCGCTACGCGCGTTAG
- a CDS encoding c-type cytochrome, with amino-acid sequence MAGNAFSRGVAGPSAQAVLIAAALLCTAVSARAADLTARVGELTTQRCAACHGVDGNSTVGTYPRLAGQYPEYLYKQLSQFKGGPGVPPLRHNEIMQAMVKDLSPDEMKALAAFYAAQKPKPGAATNAALVDAGKLVYTHGGADGAPACISCHRAAGGGIEPDFPRITGQHEEYVKTQLNAWKSGARGGKGKLMSLIVPLLSEDEIAAVSAYVATLKQ; translated from the coding sequence ATGGCTGGAAACGCTTTCTCACGAGGCGTGGCGGGTCCGTCGGCGCAGGCCGTGCTGATCGCCGCTGCCCTGCTGTGCACCGCGGTGAGCGCGCGAGCCGCCGATCTGACTGCGCGTGTCGGAGAACTAACGACACAACGATGCGCGGCCTGCCACGGTGTCGACGGAAACAGCACGGTCGGCACTTATCCGCGCCTTGCCGGCCAGTATCCGGAGTATCTGTACAAGCAACTCTCGCAATTCAAGGGTGGACCTGGCGTGCCGCCGTTGCGGCACAACGAAATCATGCAGGCGATGGTGAAAGATCTCTCGCCGGACGAGATGAAAGCGCTCGCGGCTTTCTATGCGGCGCAAAAGCCCAAGCCGGGTGCGGCCACAAACGCCGCGCTCGTCGATGCCGGCAAGCTGGTTTATACACACGGCGGCGCGGACGGCGCGCCAGCGTGCATTTCCTGTCACCGGGCGGCGGGAGGCGGTATTGAGCCTGACTTCCCGCGCATCACCGGTCAGCATGAAGAGTATGTCAAAACGCAACTCAACGCATGGAAGAGCGGAGCGCGTGGCGGCAAGGGGAAGCTGATGAGCCTGATCGTTCCGCTGCTGAGCGAGGACGAAATTGCCGCCGTTTCCGCGTATGTGGCGACGCTGAAGCAATGA
- a CDS encoding fumarylacetoacetate hydrolase family protein yields MKIIAYAEAGRIALGVVTSPTHFLAVADIAPELPASLIAILEHEDGLARLQQALRGREGDRSLADVTLRPFLDRPNAMWALALNFKSHIAETGLQTSMEFPHLFMRTAASYVGANEAIVAPPAAVARAFDYEGELGVVIGKPGRFIPVERAMEHVAGYTCINEGSVREYQMHNRQFGLGKNFEASGSYGPWLMTSDEFGDPATHSVLTRINGVVRQRAPLDDMLLDVAKVVSYLSQGYCLRPGDFIAMGTPGALKPQPDDKEGQDLSRQYGPFPTPGLVHMRPGDCVEVEIDGLGVLRNQVVSDTSYSVGAQ; encoded by the coding sequence ATGAAAATCATCGCTTACGCCGAAGCCGGCCGTATCGCGCTGGGCGTTGTCACCAGCCCAACGCACTTCCTGGCCGTCGCCGATATCGCGCCCGAATTGCCCGCCAGTCTGATTGCGATCCTCGAGCATGAGGATGGCCTCGCGCGACTTCAGCAAGCGCTCCGAGGCCGCGAAGGAGACCGCTCGCTGGCCGACGTCACGCTCAGGCCGTTCCTCGACCGGCCGAACGCAATGTGGGCGCTCGCATTGAACTTCAAGAGCCATATTGCGGAGACCGGACTGCAAACCTCGATGGAGTTCCCCCACCTGTTCATGCGCACCGCCGCCTCGTATGTGGGCGCGAATGAAGCGATCGTCGCGCCACCGGCAGCAGTTGCGCGTGCCTTCGACTATGAAGGCGAACTCGGCGTCGTGATCGGCAAGCCTGGCCGCTTCATCCCGGTCGAGCGGGCGATGGAGCACGTGGCCGGTTACACGTGCATCAACGAAGGATCGGTGCGCGAGTATCAGATGCACAACCGTCAGTTCGGCCTCGGCAAAAACTTCGAGGCATCCGGCTCGTATGGGCCGTGGCTGATGACAAGCGATGAGTTCGGCGACCCTGCCACGCACTCGGTCCTCACGCGCATCAACGGTGTCGTCCGCCAACGAGCACCGCTGGATGACATGTTGCTGGACGTGGCCAAAGTCGTCAGCTATCTCAGCCAGGGCTACTGCTTGCGCCCGGGTGATTTCATCGCAATGGGCACGCCCGGCGCGCTTAAGCCGCAACCCGACGACAAGGAAGGCCAGGATCTCAGCCGTCAATATGGACCTTTTCCGACACCTGGCCTCGTTCACATGCGACCTGGCGACTGTGTCGAAGTCGAGATCGACGGACTCGGCGTGCTACGCAACCAGGTGGTGTCCGACACGTCCTACTCCGTAGGCGCGCAGTAG
- a CDS encoding MFS transporter, whose translation MDAKDKQAMRGDDLGQTQGSGWLWALLVCFLVIVLDGFNTTSISFVVPKLAGDWGLAPARFTPVFVATNIGAAIGFMISGPLAQRFGNRLVGLASVVLFGGGTLVTMFAADVVSLSAMRLIAAIGLGGALPIAITASASIIGTKHKVAASLLVTTGMSVGAVIGGVTGGRLMSEFGWQSIFVVGGVLPFVLVPAFFRILPAEGKAATSGEPVPTANPFKLLFKEGLGLYTGLLWAFSFLIFTDVYALLFWLPTLLPTFGFASDHASVGMAAFSVGGLAGNVLMTVAVAMMTIVGKLRLKSALALGGVLMILSIGVLSQITVAPGIALLLIAVIGAGLVNGIMGQTALAVSFYPTEIRATGVGWGHAVGRVGSFVGPAIGGALLSAGWPARDIVLTAMLPAAVAILLLGALALAGRRGARGFVSNAVAEH comes from the coding sequence ATGGATGCGAAAGACAAACAAGCCATGAGGGGCGACGACCTCGGGCAGACGCAAGGTTCCGGCTGGTTGTGGGCCCTCTTGGTGTGTTTTCTGGTGATCGTGCTGGACGGCTTCAACACCACGTCTATTTCGTTCGTCGTGCCGAAACTGGCTGGCGATTGGGGCCTCGCACCCGCGCGCTTCACGCCGGTGTTCGTGGCAACGAATATCGGCGCCGCAATCGGCTTCATGATCAGTGGGCCGCTTGCGCAGCGGTTCGGCAACCGGCTCGTCGGGCTCGCAAGTGTCGTGCTATTCGGCGGAGGCACGCTCGTGACGATGTTTGCCGCTGACGTCGTCAGCCTGTCCGCCATGCGCCTGATCGCAGCGATCGGCCTGGGCGGCGCGCTGCCGATCGCCATTACCGCGTCGGCCAGCATCATCGGAACGAAACACAAGGTGGCGGCGTCGTTGCTGGTGACGACCGGGATGTCGGTGGGCGCGGTCATAGGCGGGGTGACGGGCGGCCGGTTGATGAGCGAGTTCGGCTGGCAGTCCATCTTCGTCGTGGGCGGTGTGCTGCCGTTCGTTCTGGTGCCGGCATTTTTCAGGATTCTGCCGGCCGAGGGTAAGGCTGCCACCAGCGGTGAACCCGTGCCGACGGCCAATCCATTCAAGCTGCTGTTCAAGGAAGGACTCGGGCTCTACACCGGTCTGTTGTGGGCATTTTCTTTCCTGATCTTTACGGACGTCTACGCGCTGCTGTTCTGGCTGCCTACGCTGCTGCCCACGTTCGGCTTTGCGTCGGATCATGCATCGGTCGGCATGGCGGCCTTCAGCGTCGGCGGACTGGCCGGCAACGTGCTGATGACCGTGGCCGTCGCGATGATGACCATCGTCGGCAAGCTCCGATTGAAGTCGGCGCTTGCGCTCGGCGGGGTGCTCATGATCCTGAGCATAGGCGTGCTGAGTCAGATCACTGTAGCGCCTGGCATTGCGCTGCTGCTCATCGCGGTGATCGGGGCGGGACTGGTGAACGGCATCATGGGCCAGACCGCTCTGGCGGTTTCCTTCTACCCGACAGAAATACGCGCGACCGGTGTGGGCTGGGGACATGCGGTCGGGCGCGTCGGCTCCTTCGTCGGCCCAGCGATCGGCGGTGCGTTGCTGTCGGCCGGGTGGCCCGCACGCGACATCGTTCTCACCGCGATGCTGCCCGCAGCGGTTGCGATTCTCCTGCTCGGCGCGCTGGCGTTGGCCGGTCGCAGAGGCGCACGCGGGTTCGTCAGCAACGCTGTGGCAGAGCACTAA
- a CDS encoding acetamidase/formamidase family protein → MKKETQQDLQSVVKEGALEQGSATTRDATAVCRRTMLKLGFGTLAAGAFGLSRAVRAQSTAAPGQAGGLASPDGALVRLVPSQETVRVGQMEPDTPVAAAVKSGDTVWYDGTWTNWGNEAKYGMTFKEREPIRKKYPNGAFSLIGPVVMEGAEAGDLIECRMLSMRPIDWGWNSAPPGVGALPHDFKPYLRYLKFDKERNSAAYVPGVNIPLKPFQAYIGTQPVGDKPVSANLAGNYGGNLDCAVLGVGTSILLPVHMAGGRVWTGGSMGASGEGNVDQTSIETAFEEMRIQYVLHKRAALNVPMAETPDYWIGFGFADSLDNSLVACLRQMIGWLSAATGIAPEDCYGIFSVAGSFRVTQYANQTATVYATVPPKGIHCMLPKNIFSTVLQQRIATFTRT, encoded by the coding sequence ATGAAAAAAGAGACACAGCAGGATCTCCAATCCGTCGTCAAAGAGGGCGCACTGGAGCAAGGTAGCGCGACGACGCGGGATGCAACCGCCGTTTGCCGTCGCACGATGCTCAAGCTCGGTTTCGGCACGCTGGCCGCGGGGGCGTTCGGATTGTCACGCGCGGTTCGTGCGCAAAGCACGGCTGCGCCAGGGCAGGCCGGTGGACTGGCGTCGCCGGACGGTGCGCTCGTCAGGCTCGTGCCTTCGCAAGAAACCGTGCGTGTAGGCCAGATGGAGCCGGATACGCCGGTCGCCGCCGCGGTCAAATCAGGCGATACCGTGTGGTACGACGGCACGTGGACCAACTGGGGCAATGAAGCGAAGTACGGCATGACCTTTAAGGAGCGCGAGCCGATCCGCAAGAAATATCCGAATGGCGCGTTCTCGCTGATCGGTCCGGTAGTGATGGAGGGCGCCGAGGCGGGCGACCTGATCGAATGCCGGATGCTGAGCATGCGGCCGATCGATTGGGGATGGAATTCGGCGCCGCCCGGCGTCGGCGCATTGCCGCACGATTTCAAGCCCTATCTACGCTATCTGAAGTTCGACAAGGAGCGCAACTCGGCCGCGTATGTGCCTGGCGTCAATATTCCTTTGAAGCCATTTCAGGCGTATATCGGTACGCAACCCGTGGGCGACAAGCCGGTGAGCGCGAACCTCGCCGGCAATTACGGCGGCAATCTGGATTGCGCGGTGCTCGGCGTCGGCACGTCGATCTTGCTGCCTGTCCACATGGCGGGCGGGCGGGTGTGGACCGGAGGATCGATGGGCGCGTCGGGCGAAGGTAATGTCGATCAAACGTCGATCGAAACGGCCTTCGAAGAAATGCGCATTCAATACGTGCTGCACAAGCGCGCGGCACTGAACGTTCCGATGGCTGAAACACCCGACTACTGGATCGGCTTCGGCTTCGCCGACTCGCTCGACAACTCGCTGGTGGCCTGTCTGCGCCAGATGATCGGCTGGCTCTCCGCGGCGACCGGCATTGCGCCGGAGGACTGCTACGGCATCTTCAGTGTGGCGGGCAGTTTTCGCGTCACGCAATACGCGAACCAGACCGCCACCGTGTACGCGACGGTTCCCCCGAAGGGCATTCACTGCATGCTGCCGAAGAACATTTTCTCGACGGTCCTGCAGCAGCGGATCGCGACGTTCACACGAACCTGA
- a CDS encoding GlcG/HbpS family heme-binding protein yields the protein MKFNSPFRLMKAAAVASLCSLCAAGAQRAAAADQASTPQVTAAVSTYSLSLTQAMKLIDTGTAEARAHHLALSFAVVDPAGHLIAAARMDGAPFASLDFARGKAFASVALGGQSGATLEQRFKDDPSEYSNVSSAGYYAPFLPGRGVLPIFSGGHLLGALGASGAPSDIDEQMVKGAIESIGASTAR from the coding sequence GTGAAGTTCAATAGTCCGTTCCGGTTGATGAAGGCGGCAGCGGTCGCGTCGCTTTGCTCGCTGTGTGCCGCCGGCGCGCAGAGAGCCGCAGCGGCCGACCAGGCCTCGACGCCGCAAGTCACTGCGGCTGTCAGTACCTATTCGCTGAGCTTGACTCAGGCAATGAAGCTTATCGACACCGGCACCGCCGAGGCTCGTGCACACCATCTTGCGCTGAGCTTCGCCGTGGTGGATCCGGCTGGTCATCTGATCGCCGCGGCGCGCATGGACGGGGCGCCTTTTGCGAGTCTCGACTTCGCGCGCGGCAAGGCGTTCGCATCGGTCGCGCTTGGCGGGCAGTCGGGCGCGACGCTGGAGCAGCGTTTCAAGGACGATCCGTCGGAATACAGCAACGTGTCCAGCGCCGGCTACTACGCACCGTTTCTGCCGGGGCGTGGCGTCCTGCCGATCTTTTCCGGCGGACACCTGCTGGGCGCGCTGGGCGCGAGCGGGGCGCCTTCGGATATAGACGAACAGATGGTCAAGGGCGCAATCGAATCGATCGGTGCATCGACCGCTCGATGA
- a CDS encoding YciI family protein, with the protein MHWIVFCTDKPGALALRDATTPKHRAYLESGTVTLVTSGPLVDDAGENKIGSFFLVEAQTRDEVEAFNRNDPLFAAGVWDEVRIHRFHRRVG; encoded by the coding sequence ATGCATTGGATCGTTTTCTGCACCGATAAGCCTGGTGCTCTGGCCCTTCGCGATGCCACTACCCCGAAACATCGCGCGTATCTGGAGAGCGGGACGGTCACGCTTGTCACGTCCGGTCCATTGGTGGACGACGCCGGCGAGAACAAGATCGGCAGCTTCTTTCTTGTGGAAGCGCAGACGCGCGACGAAGTCGAGGCATTCAACCGCAATGATCCGCTCTTCGCAGCTGGGGTCTGGGACGAAGTCAGAATTCATCGTTTTCATCGCCGGGTGGGTTGA
- a CDS encoding FAD-dependent monooxygenase, with product MKIAIAGGSISGLAAALTLNCTGHDVLVYERSAHALRGRGGGVVLLRRMLRFLENHGHYCRDMISVPTHRRRWIDVGGAVTRDEPEMLPFSSWDAVYRSLCSMLPAERIRYGREVAGFDQNKYGVDIHFDDGQTEHADILIAADGTGSRLRSRLFPDYHASFAGYIAWRGIVDEATFNPADIATLVENMTLHRQPGELFMAFLIPALDGSLAPGKRRFNWLWYRNEADAEALRRHLTDSTGRKHHTSVSAGQLAAAALADLNSLAAQRLPAVLAQLVLATQAPFVQAIFDALSPAFVDGRVALVGDAACTLRPHTGSGTSKAADDAVSLAEFLPPDSDDVARHLADWAAARRIAVAPLLQKGPQLAAGFGLGSPPPG from the coding sequence ATGAAGATTGCAATCGCAGGCGGTTCGATTTCGGGGCTTGCGGCAGCCCTCACGCTGAATTGCACCGGGCACGACGTGCTCGTGTACGAACGCTCTGCGCATGCATTGCGTGGTCGGGGCGGTGGCGTAGTGCTGCTGCGGCGCATGCTGCGCTTCCTCGAAAATCACGGTCACTACTGCCGCGACATGATCAGCGTGCCGACGCATCGCCGGCGCTGGATCGATGTCGGCGGTGCCGTCACTCGCGACGAACCCGAGATGCTGCCCTTCTCGTCGTGGGACGCGGTCTATCGCTCCCTGTGCAGCATGCTGCCGGCGGAGCGAATTCGCTACGGGCGCGAAGTGGCAGGCTTTGACCAGAACAAGTACGGCGTCGACATTCATTTCGACGATGGCCAGACAGAACATGCGGACATTCTGATCGCCGCTGACGGTACCGGCTCGCGCCTGCGCTCCCGGCTCTTTCCCGACTATCATGCATCGTTCGCGGGCTATATCGCGTGGCGCGGCATTGTCGATGAAGCCACCTTCAACCCCGCTGATATCGCCACTCTCGTCGAAAACATGACACTGCACCGGCAGCCCGGTGAACTCTTCATGGCGTTCCTGATCCCCGCTCTCGACGGCTCGCTGGCGCCGGGCAAGCGGCGCTTCAACTGGCTGTGGTATCGCAACGAAGCTGACGCCGAAGCACTGCGACGGCATTTGACCGACTCCACCGGGCGCAAGCATCACACGTCCGTCAGCGCGGGACAGTTGGCGGCGGCGGCGCTGGCCGACCTCAACAGTCTCGCCGCGCAGCGTTTGCCTGCCGTATTGGCACAACTGGTGCTCGCCACCCAGGCGCCGTTCGTACAGGCCATTTTCGACGCGCTGAGCCCCGCCTTTGTCGACGGACGGGTCGCGCTGGTCGGCGACGCGGCCTGCACGCTCCGACCACACACCGGCTCAGGCACGTCCAAAGCAGCGGACGACGCAGTGTCCCTTGCTGAATTCTTGCCCCCAGACAGCGACGATGTTGCACGACACCTCGCCGACTGGGCAGCGGCCCGGCGCATCGCGGTCGCACCGCTGCTTCAGAAAGGGCCACAGCTTGCGGCCGGATTCGGACTTGGCAGCCCGCCTCCCGGGTGA